A window from Luteibacter flocculans encodes these proteins:
- the fusA gene encoding elongation factor G, with the protein MARTTPIERYRNFGIMAHIDAGKTTTTERILFYTGVSHKIGEVHDGAATMDWMEQEQERGITITSAATTAFWKGMDRSLPEHRFNIIDTPGHVDFTIEVERSLRVLDGAVFVLCAVGGVQPQSETVWRQANRYKVPRLAFVNKMDRTGANFYKVVEQLKSRLAANPVPMQVPIGAEDNFEGVVDLLKMKAIKWDMESQGMKFEYVDIPAELQAKAEEDRTAMIEAAAEATEEMMDKYLGGEELTEAEIIEGLRLRTLKSEIIPVFCGTAFKNKGVQAMLDAVVNLLPSPVDRPPVEGINEDEQPDTRPAKDDAPFSALAFKIMTDPFVGALTFFRVYSGTLNAGDQVYNPVKSKKERIGRILQMHANERHELKEVRAGDIAAAVGLKDVTTGDTLCAQDHIITLERMSFPEPVISMAVEPKTKSDQEKMGIALGRLAAEDPSFRVRTDEESGQTIISGMGELHLDILVDRMKREFNVEANVGKPQVAYRETIQASDVKSDYKHAKQSGGKGQYGHVVIELSPITDADRADEKLAAQIKDDFLFINDITGGVIPKEFIPSVEKGLRETITSGPLAGFPVVNTKVKLVFGSYHDVDSSEMAFKLAASMAFKQGFAKAQPVLLEPIMKVEVVTPEDYVGDVMGDISRRRGMLTGQEETPSGKTVNAMIPLGEMFGYATSLRSQTQGRATFTMEFDHYEPAPKNIADEVMKKS; encoded by the coding sequence GTGGCACGCACCACTCCCATCGAGCGCTACCGCAACTTCGGCATCATGGCTCACATCGATGCCGGCAAGACCACGACCACGGAGCGCATCCTGTTCTACACCGGTGTCAGTCATAAGATTGGCGAGGTGCATGACGGTGCGGCGACGATGGACTGGATGGAGCAGGAGCAGGAGCGCGGCATCACCATCACTTCCGCCGCCACCACGGCGTTCTGGAAGGGTATGGATCGTTCGCTGCCCGAGCACCGCTTCAACATCATCGACACCCCGGGACACGTCGACTTCACCATCGAAGTGGAGCGTTCGCTTCGCGTGCTCGACGGTGCGGTGTTCGTGCTCTGCGCCGTGGGTGGCGTGCAGCCGCAGTCGGAAACCGTGTGGCGTCAGGCCAACCGGTACAAGGTTCCGCGCCTTGCGTTCGTCAACAAGATGGACCGCACGGGTGCGAACTTCTACAAGGTCGTCGAGCAGCTGAAGTCGCGTCTGGCCGCCAACCCGGTGCCGATGCAGGTGCCGATCGGCGCCGAAGACAACTTCGAAGGCGTCGTCGATCTCCTCAAGATGAAGGCCATCAAGTGGGACATGGAGTCCCAGGGCATGAAGTTCGAATACGTCGACATCCCGGCGGAACTCCAGGCCAAGGCCGAAGAAGATCGTACGGCCATGATCGAAGCCGCGGCGGAAGCCACGGAAGAGATGATGGACAAGTACCTCGGCGGCGAAGAGCTGACCGAAGCCGAGATCATCGAAGGTCTGCGTCTGCGTACGCTGAAGAGCGAGATCATCCCGGTCTTCTGCGGTACGGCGTTCAAGAACAAGGGCGTCCAGGCGATGCTCGACGCGGTCGTCAACCTGCTTCCGTCGCCGGTCGATCGTCCGCCCGTCGAGGGCATCAACGAAGACGAGCAGCCGGATACGCGTCCCGCCAAGGACGACGCGCCGTTCTCTGCGCTCGCGTTCAAGATCATGACCGACCCGTTCGTCGGCGCGCTGACGTTCTTCCGTGTCTACTCGGGCACGCTGAACGCCGGTGACCAGGTGTACAACCCGGTCAAGTCGAAGAAGGAGCGCATCGGTCGCATCCTGCAGATGCACGCGAACGAGCGTCACGAACTGAAGGAAGTCCGCGCTGGCGATATCGCCGCGGCGGTCGGCCTGAAGGACGTCACGACCGGTGACACGCTGTGCGCGCAGGATCACATCATCACGCTCGAGCGCATGTCGTTCCCCGAGCCGGTGATCTCGATGGCGGTCGAGCCGAAGACCAAGTCGGACCAGGAAAAGATGGGTATCGCCCTCGGCCGTCTGGCTGCGGAAGATCCGTCCTTCCGCGTCCGTACGGACGAAGAGTCTGGCCAGACGATCATCTCGGGCATGGGCGAGCTTCACCTGGACATCCTGGTGGATCGCATGAAGCGCGAGTTCAACGTCGAAGCCAACGTCGGCAAGCCGCAGGTGGCTTACCGCGAGACCATTCAGGCGTCGGACGTCAAGTCGGACTACAAGCACGCCAAGCAGTCGGGTGGTAAGGGTCAGTACGGTCACGTTGTGATCGAGCTCTCCCCGATCACCGACGCCGATCGTGCCGACGAAAAGCTCGCCGCTCAGATCAAGGACGATTTCCTCTTCATCAACGACATCACCGGTGGCGTGATTCCGAAGGAATTCATCCCGTCGGTTGAGAAGGGTCTGCGCGAGACGATCACCTCCGGTCCGCTGGCTGGCTTCCCGGTCGTGAACACGAAGGTCAAGCTCGTGTTCGGTTCGTACCACGACGTCGACTCGTCCGAAATGGCGTTCAAGCTCGCCGCTTCCATGGCGTTCAAGCAGGGCTTCGCGAAGGCGCAGCCGGTGCTGCTCGAGCCGATCATGAAGGTCGAGGTCGTGACGCCGGAAGACTACGTCGGCGACGTCATGGGCGACATCAGCCGTCGTCGCGGCATGCTGACCGGTCAGGAAGAAACGCCGTCGGGCAAGACCGTCAACGCGATGATTCCGCTGGGCGAGATGTTCGGCTACGCGACCTCTCTGCGTTCGCAGACCCAGGGTCGTGCCACGTTCACGATGGAATTCGACCATTACGAGCCGGCGCCGAAGAACATCGCGGACGAGGTCATGAAGAAGTCCTGA
- the rpsJ gene encoding 30S ribosomal protein S10, translating to MANQKIRIRLKAFDHRLIDRSASEIVETAKRTGATVLGPIPLPTKIERYTILVSPHVDKDARDQYETRTHKRVLDIVDPNDKTVDALMKLDLAAGVDVQIKLG from the coding sequence ATGGCGAACCAAAAGATTCGCATTCGGCTCAAGGCGTTCGATCATCGTCTGATCGACCGTTCGGCCAGCGAAATCGTCGAGACGGCCAAGCGCACTGGCGCGACGGTGCTCGGCCCGATCCCGCTGCCGACCAAGATTGAGCGCTACACCATTCTGGTGTCGCCGCACGTCGACAAAGATGCCCGCGACCAGTACGAGACTCGTACCCACAAGCGCGTTCTGGACATCGTCGACCCCAACGACAAGACCGTGGACGCGCTCATGAAGCTCGATCTCGCCGCCGGCGTCGACGTGCAGATCAAGCTCGGTTGA
- the rplC gene encoding 50S ribosomal protein L3: MSIGLVGRKCGMSRLFTEDGRSIPVTLIEATPNRVTQVKTEENDGYSAVQVTTGAKRASLLTAPLKGHYANAKVEPGRGLWEFRVSAEDAGKYAIGTEIKADDVFTVGQTVDVAGVSKGKGFQGTIKRHHFKMGDATHGNSLSHRAPGSIGQRQTPGRVFPGKKMSGHMGAVNRTQQGLEVVKVDAERHLIAVKGAVPGAPGGDVVIRPTTKG; encoded by the coding sequence ATGAGTATCGGACTGGTTGGCCGCAAGTGCGGCATGAGCCGGCTCTTCACCGAAGACGGCCGCTCGATTCCGGTGACGCTGATTGAAGCGACCCCGAATCGTGTGACGCAGGTGAAGACCGAAGAAAACGACGGCTACAGCGCCGTGCAGGTCACGACGGGCGCGAAGCGCGCCTCGCTCCTGACGGCTCCGCTGAAGGGTCATTACGCCAACGCCAAGGTTGAGCCGGGTCGTGGTCTGTGGGAATTCCGCGTGTCCGCGGAAGACGCAGGCAAGTACGCGATCGGCACTGAAATCAAGGCGGACGACGTGTTCACCGTCGGTCAGACGGTCGACGTCGCCGGTGTGTCGAAGGGTAAGGGTTTCCAGGGCACCATCAAGCGTCACCACTTCAAGATGGGCGACGCCACGCACGGTAACTCGCTGTCGCATCGCGCCCCGGGCTCGATCGGTCAGCGCCAGACGCCGGGCCGCGTGTTCCCGGGTAAGAAGATGTCGGGCCACATGGGTGCGGTCAATCGCACGCAGCAGGGTCTCGAAGTTGTCAAGGTCGATGCCGAGCGCCACCTGATCGCAGTCAAGGGCGCAGTCCCGGGTGCGCCGGGCGGTGACGTCGTGATTCGTCCGACGACCAAGGGCTGA
- the rplD gene encoding 50S ribosomal protein L4, translating to MELNVIGAKALTVSDEVFGGEYKKALVHQVVTAYQAGGRAGTKAQLSRGQMSGTTKKFKKQKGGGARHGDYRAPIFVGGGVTFAAKPRSFEQKVNRKAYRVAIRSIVAELNRQDRLKIVSELSMDAPSTKGMIAKLAELEVKGRVLLVSEDATEALYLSARNIPYIHVVDVLALNPVSLVGSDYVVMTVDAVKKVEEWLA from the coding sequence ATGGAACTCAACGTTATTGGCGCCAAGGCGCTCACCGTGTCGGACGAAGTGTTCGGCGGCGAGTACAAGAAGGCCCTCGTGCACCAGGTCGTCACTGCCTATCAGGCAGGTGGCCGTGCCGGTACGAAGGCTCAGCTGTCTCGCGGTCAGATGTCCGGTACGACCAAGAAGTTCAAGAAGCAGAAGGGCGGCGGCGCTCGTCACGGCGACTACCGCGCTCCGATCTTCGTCGGTGGTGGTGTGACGTTCGCAGCGAAGCCGCGCAGCTTCGAGCAGAAGGTCAACCGTAAGGCTTACCGGGTCGCGATCCGTTCGATCGTCGCCGAGCTGAACCGTCAGGATCGCCTGAAGATCGTCTCCGAACTGTCGATGGATGCCCCGAGCACCAAGGGCATGATCGCTAAGCTCGCCGAGCTCGAAGTCAAGGGTCGCGTACTGCTGGTGTCGGAAGACGCCACCGAGGCGCTGTACCTGTCCGCTCGCAACATTCCGTACATCCACGTCGTCGACGTGCTGGCCCTGAATCCGGTCAGCCTGGTCGGCAGCGACTACGTCGTCATGACGGTGGACGCGGTCAAGAAGGTCGAGGAGTGGCTCGCATGA
- the rplW gene encoding 50S ribosomal protein L23, protein MSTERTLNTLRAPHISEKSARLAENNQYVFVVAPEATKADVRAAVEHLFDVKVVDVNLVNTKGKVKSFRFRTGNRQGKRKAYVRLADGHTIDVSAKA, encoded by the coding sequence ATGAGCACCGAACGCACGCTCAACACGCTTCGCGCGCCGCACATCTCCGAGAAGTCGGCTCGCCTTGCTGAGAACAACCAGTACGTTTTCGTCGTGGCGCCCGAGGCGACCAAGGCCGATGTCCGTGCAGCGGTGGAACACCTCTTCGACGTCAAGGTCGTGGACGTGAACCTCGTGAATACCAAGGGCAAGGTCAAGTCGTTCCGCTTCCGCACTGGCAACCGCCAGGGCAAGCGTAAGGCCTACGTGCGCCTCGCCGACGGTCACACGATCGACGTGTCGGCCAAGGCCTGA
- the rplB gene encoding 50S ribosomal protein L2 codes for MALITHKPTSPGRRDAVSVRTEGLHKGAPYAPLTESQSKTGGRNHYGRITTRHRGGGHKQAYRIIDFKRDKEGIAAVVERLEYDPNRTAHIALLCYADGERRYIIAPKGVAVGDRLVSGSDSPIKPGNCLPLRSIPVGSTIHCIEMKPGKGAQIARSAGASVQLVAREQGYATLRLRSGEMRRVPVECRATIGEVGNSEHSLRKLGKAGAKRWKGIRPTVRGVVMNPVDHPHGGGEGRTSGGRHPVSPWGTPTKGYKTRNNKRTQQFIVRRRK; via the coding sequence ATGGCACTGATCACTCACAAGCCGACCTCCCCGGGCCGCCGCGACGCAGTCAGCGTGCGGACCGAAGGTCTGCACAAGGGCGCACCTTACGCGCCCCTGACCGAATCGCAGTCGAAGACCGGCGGTCGCAACCATTACGGTCGCATCACCACGCGTCATCGCGGCGGCGGTCACAAGCAGGCTTACCGCATCATCGATTTCAAGCGTGACAAGGAAGGCATCGCCGCCGTTGTCGAGCGTCTGGAATACGATCCGAACCGCACTGCGCACATCGCGCTGCTGTGCTACGCCGACGGCGAGCGCCGCTACATCATCGCGCCGAAGGGCGTGGCGGTGGGCGACCGTCTCGTGTCGGGTTCCGACTCGCCGATCAAGCCGGGCAACTGCCTGCCGCTTCGTTCGATCCCCGTCGGTTCGACGATCCACTGCATCGAGATGAAGCCGGGCAAGGGTGCGCAGATCGCGCGTTCCGCCGGTGCTTCCGTCCAGCTGGTGGCTCGCGAGCAGGGTTACGCCACGCTGCGTCTTCGCTCCGGCGAAATGCGTCGCGTGCCGGTCGAGTGCCGCGCCACCATCGGTGAAGTCGGTAACTCGGAGCACAGCCTGCGCAAGCTCGGCAAGGCCGGCGCCAAGCGTTGGAAGGGCATTCGTCCGACCGTCCGCGGCGTGGTCATGAACCCTGTCGACCATCCGCACGGCGGTGGTGAAGGCCGTACCTCCGGTGGCCGTCATCCGGTCAGCCCGTGGGGCACGCCGACCAAGGGTTACAAGACGCGCAACAACAAGCGCACCCAGCAGTTCATCGTGCGTCGTCGCAAGTAA
- the rpsS gene encoding 30S ribosomal protein S19 → MPRSLKKGPFVDLHLVKKVEAAVSANNKRPIKTWSRRSMILPEMVGLTIAIHNGRQHVPVLINENMVGHKLGEFAVTRTYKGHAGDKKGK, encoded by the coding sequence ATGCCGCGCTCTCTAAAGAAAGGTCCGTTCGTTGACCTGCACCTCGTAAAGAAGGTGGAAGCCGCCGTTTCCGCCAACAACAAGCGTCCGATCAAGACCTGGTCGCGTCGCTCGATGATCCTGCCGGAGATGGTCGGTCTGACCATCGCCATCCACAACGGCCGCCAGCACGTGCCTGTGTTGATCAACGAGAACATGGTCGGGCACAAGCTCGGCGAGTTCGCGGTGACCCGCACGTACAAGGGCCACGCCGGCGACAAGAAGGGCAAGTGA
- the rplV gene encoding 50S ribosomal protein L22, producing the protein MSTEAKAILRSARISAQKARLVADLVRGMPVGRASDVLAFTNKKAAHLVRKVLLSAVANAENNLGADVDELKVARIFVDEGPAMKRMYARAKGRGSRILKRTSHITVVVGN; encoded by the coding sequence ATGAGCACCGAAGCCAAAGCGATCCTGCGCAGCGCCCGCATCTCGGCGCAGAAGGCACGCCTGGTGGCCGACCTGGTCCGCGGCATGCCCGTGGGCCGGGCGAGCGACGTGCTTGCCTTTACCAACAAGAAGGCCGCACACCTTGTTCGCAAGGTGCTGCTCTCCGCCGTCGCCAACGCCGAGAACAATCTCGGTGCCGACGTGGACGAGCTGAAGGTGGCCCGCATCTTCGTGGACGAAGGTCCGGCGATGAAGCGTATGTACGCCCGCGCCAAAGGCCGCGGCTCGCGCATCCTGAAGCGCACCAGCCACATCACTGTGGTTGTCGGCAACTGA
- the rpsC gene encoding 30S ribosomal protein S3, whose product MGHKVHPTGIRLGIAKDWNSKWYANKGEYAQYLAADLKVREMLRKKLAAAGISKIQIERPAKTARVTIHTARPGVVIGKKGEDIEKLRKEVTDMMGVPTHINVSEVRKPELDAQLVAESIAQQLERRIMFRRAMKRSVGNAMRLGALGIKINVSGRLNGAEIARSEWAREGRVPLHTLRADIDYGTAEAKTQYGIIGVKVWVYKGEIFDLAAATAESKEEQQPQQSSRREGGENRRERERAAK is encoded by the coding sequence ATGGGTCATAAAGTTCATCCCACCGGTATCCGCCTCGGCATTGCCAAGGACTGGAACTCGAAGTGGTACGCCAACAAGGGTGAGTACGCTCAGTACCTCGCTGCCGACCTCAAGGTCCGCGAGATGCTGCGCAAGAAGCTCGCCGCCGCCGGTATCTCGAAGATTCAGATCGAGCGCCCGGCCAAGACCGCCCGCGTGACGATCCACACCGCCCGTCCGGGCGTGGTGATCGGCAAGAAGGGTGAGGACATCGAGAAGCTGCGCAAGGAAGTCACCGACATGATGGGCGTCCCGACGCACATCAACGTCAGTGAAGTCCGCAAGCCGGAACTCGACGCCCAACTCGTCGCCGAGTCGATCGCTCAGCAGCTCGAGCGTCGCATCATGTTCCGCCGCGCCATGAAGCGCTCGGTCGGTAACGCGATGCGCCTCGGTGCCCTCGGCATCAAGATCAACGTCTCCGGCCGTCTGAACGGTGCCGAGATCGCGCGCTCCGAGTGGGCTCGCGAAGGTCGCGTTCCGCTGCACACGCTGCGTGCGGATATCGACTACGGCACCGCCGAAGCCAAGACCCAGTACGGCATCATCGGTGTCAAGGTATGGGTCTACAAGGGCGAGATCTTCGATCTGGCGGCCGCTACGGCCGAGTCGAAGGAAGAACAGCAGCCTCAGCAGTCGTCGCGCCGCGAGGGTGGTGAAAACCGCCGCGAGCGTGAGCGCGCTGCCAAGTAA
- the rplP gene encoding 50S ribosomal protein L16 yields MLQPKRTKYRKMHKGRNDGLAFNSNLVSFGEYGLKATTHGQLTARQIEAARRCITRYVKRGGKLWIRVFPDKPITRKPIEVRMGAGKGGVEFWVALIQPGRMLYEIEGVDEATAREAFRLAAAKLSVQTQFVSRAVM; encoded by the coding sequence ATGTTGCAACCGAAGCGTACCAAGTACCGCAAGATGCATAAGGGCCGTAACGACGGCCTGGCATTCAACTCCAACCTCGTGAGCTTTGGCGAGTACGGCCTCAAGGCGACGACGCACGGTCAGTTGACCGCGCGTCAGATCGAAGCGGCCCGTCGTTGCATCACGCGCTACGTAAAGCGTGGCGGCAAGCTTTGGATCCGCGTGTTCCCGGACAAGCCGATCACCCGTAAGCCCATCGAAGTTCGAATGGGTGCCGGTAAGGGTGGCGTCGAGTTCTGGGTCGCTCTGATCCAGCCCGGCCGCATGCTTTATGAAATCGAAGGTGTCGACGAGGCGACGGCACGCGAAGCGTTCCGTCTGGCGGCAGCCAAGCTCTCCGTGCAGACCCAGTTCGTCTCCAGGGCGGTGATGTAA
- the rpmC gene encoding 50S ribosomal protein L29, whose protein sequence is MASKEIKEKSAEELKQHLLDLRKEQFNLRMQKGSGQLTQPHQLRRVRRDIARTKFVLGGKK, encoded by the coding sequence ATGGCCAGCAAAGAAATCAAAGAGAAGTCGGCGGAAGAGCTGAAGCAGCATCTGCTGGACCTTCGCAAGGAGCAGTTCAATCTGCGCATGCAGAAGGGCTCCGGACAGCTCACTCAGCCGCACCAGCTGCGCCGCGTTCGGCGTGACATCGCCCGCACGAAGTTCGTGCTCGGCGGCAAGAAGTAA
- the rpsQ gene encoding 30S ribosomal protein S17, whose protein sequence is MSDNTKTARTLEGRVISNKMANTVTVLIERQVQHPLLGKIIRRSTKLHAHDETGANEGDVVRIAECRPLSKTKHHRVVEIVTRAEV, encoded by the coding sequence ATGAGCGATAACACGAAGACGGCGCGCACCCTCGAGGGCCGCGTCATCAGCAACAAGATGGCCAACACGGTAACGGTGTTGATCGAGCGTCAGGTGCAGCATCCGCTGCTCGGCAAGATCATCCGCCGTTCCACGAAGCTCCACGCGCACGACGAAACCGGTGCGAACGAGGGCGACGTGGTCCGTATTGCGGAATGCCGCCCGCTGTCGAAGACGAAACACCACCGCGTGGTCGAAATCGTCACGCGCGCTGAAGTTTAA
- the rplN gene encoding 50S ribosomal protein L14, which translates to MIQMQSTLSAADNSGAKELMCIKVLGGSKRRYASVGDVIKVTVKDAIPRGKVKKGEVYNAVVVRTAKGVRRADGSLIRFDGNAAVLLNNKLEPIGTRIFGPVTRELRSEKFMKIVSLAPEVL; encoded by the coding sequence ATGATTCAGATGCAAAGCACGCTTTCCGCGGCGGACAACAGCGGCGCGAAGGAACTGATGTGCATCAAGGTGCTGGGCGGCTCGAAGCGCCGTTATGCCAGCGTCGGTGATGTCATCAAGGTGACGGTCAAGGACGCCATTCCCCGCGGTAAGGTCAAGAAGGGTGAGGTGTACAACGCCGTGGTGGTTCGTACCGCCAAGGGTGTGCGCCGCGCTGACGGTTCGCTGATCCGTTTCGACGGTAACGCGGCCGTGCTCCTCAACAACAAGCTCGAGCCGATCGGTACCCGTATTTTCGGGCCGGTTACCCGCGAGCTGCGCAGCGAGAAGTTCATGAAGATCGTCTCGCTCGCGCCCGAAGTGCTCTGA
- the rplX gene encoding 50S ribosomal protein L24 → MNRIRKGDNVVVITGKNKGQRGDVLRVDGDRVVVSNVNLVKRHTKPNPQANQPGGIVEREASIHISNVQLFNSATNKGERVGTKTLEDGRKVRVFRSGEVVDA, encoded by the coding sequence ATGAACCGTATCCGCAAGGGTGATAACGTCGTCGTCATCACCGGCAAGAACAAGGGCCAGCGCGGCGACGTGCTGCGCGTCGATGGCGACCGCGTGGTCGTCTCGAACGTGAACCTGGTCAAGCGTCACACGAAGCCGAATCCGCAGGCCAACCAGCCGGGTGGAATCGTCGAGCGTGAGGCCTCGATCCATATCTCCAATGTCCAGCTCTTCAACTCCGCCACGAACAAGGGCGAGCGCGTGGGCACCAAGACGCTCGAGGACGGGCGCAAGGTGCGCGTGTTCCGTTCGGGCGAAGTGGTCGACGCGTAA
- the rplE gene encoding 50S ribosomal protein L5, translating to MTRLETFYKESVMQKLTERFGYQNVMEVPRITKITLNMGVGEAAGNKKILDNAVADMTKIAGQKPITTKARVSVASFKIRDGWPIGCKVTLRRAQMWEFLDRLINISLPRTRDFRGVSGRAFDGRGNYNFGIKEQIIFPEIDFDQVDALRGMDISITTTAKTDEEAKALLEAFSFPFRN from the coding sequence ATGACCCGCCTTGAAACGTTTTACAAAGAGTCGGTAATGCAGAAGCTCACTGAGCGCTTCGGTTACCAGAACGTCATGGAAGTCCCGCGCATCACGAAGATCACGCTCAACATGGGCGTCGGCGAAGCCGCCGGTAACAAGAAGATCCTCGACAACGCGGTCGCCGACATGACCAAGATCGCCGGCCAGAAGCCGATCACGACGAAGGCCCGCGTGTCGGTCGCTTCGTTCAAGATCCGCGACGGTTGGCCGATCGGCTGCAAGGTCACGCTTCGTCGTGCCCAGATGTGGGAATTCCTGGACCGCCTGATCAACATCTCGCTGCCGCGTACGCGCGACTTCCGTGGTGTCTCGGGCCGTGCCTTCGATGGCCGTGGTAACTACAACTTCGGCATCAAGGAACAGATCATTTTCCCGGAAATCGACTTCGATCAGGTTGACGCGCTGCGTGGCATGGATATCTCCATCACCACCACCGCCAAGACCGACGAAGAAGCCAAGGCGCTGCTGGAAGCCTTCAGCTTCCCGTTCCGCAACTGA
- the rpsN gene encoding 30S ribosomal protein S14 — MAKTSMVERDLKRTKLVKKFAAKRAELKAIVLSASASYDEKMEAQTKLQKLPRDASPVRQRNRCALTGRPRGVYSKFGLGRNKLREATMRGDVPGLRKASW, encoded by the coding sequence ATGGCCAAGACCTCGATGGTCGAGCGCGACCTCAAGCGCACCAAGCTCGTCAAGAAGTTCGCCGCTAAGCGCGCCGAACTGAAGGCGATCGTCCTGAGCGCTTCTGCGTCGTACGACGAGAAGATGGAAGCCCAGACCAAGCTGCAGAAGCTCCCGCGCGATGCCAGCCCGGTGCGTCAGCGTAATCGCTGCGCCCTGACCGGCCGCCCGCGTGGCGTCTACAGCAAGTTCGGCCTGGGCCGCAACAAGCTCCGCGAAGCCACCATGCGTGGCGACGTGCCGGGCCTGCGCAAGGCTAGCTGGTAA
- the rpsH gene encoding 30S ribosomal protein S8 encodes MSMTDPIADLFTRIRNGQASGKSVVRMPSSKMKLALAKLLQNEGYILDARAADEAGKPVLEIKLKYFEGRPAIETISRVSRSGLRVYRGKDELPKVLGGLGISIISTSAGLLTDAQARAKGLGGEVIGQVA; translated from the coding sequence ATGAGCATGACTGATCCTATCGCCGATCTGTTTACGCGCATCCGTAATGGCCAGGCCTCTGGCAAGTCGGTTGTCCGTATGCCGTCGTCGAAGATGAAGCTGGCCCTGGCTAAGCTTCTGCAGAACGAAGGCTACATTCTCGACGCCCGTGCCGCTGACGAAGCGGGTAAGCCGGTGCTCGAAATCAAGCTGAAGTATTTCGAAGGCCGTCCGGCTATCGAGACCATCTCCCGTGTCAGCCGTTCCGGTCTCCGCGTCTATCGCGGCAAGGACGAGCTGCCGAAGGTTCTCGGCGGTCTGGGTATCTCGATCATCTCGACTTCCGCCGGTCTCCTGACCGACGCGCAGGCCCGTGCCAAGGGTCTGGGCGGCGAAGTCATCGGCCAGGTGGCGTAA
- the rplF gene encoding 50S ribosomal protein L6, which produces MSRVAKKPITLPKGVELSIANGTVTVKGPKGTLTTHELPGISFQQENGVANVVVAEGADDKFGGTARAIVANMIHGVANGFEKKLELVGVGYRAQLTGKSVNLSLGYSHPVVFEAPEGITIEVPTQTEVLIKGADKQLVGQVAAKIRAFRAPEPYKGKGVRYAGETIILKEAKKA; this is translated from the coding sequence ATGTCACGTGTAGCCAAGAAGCCCATCACCCTGCCGAAGGGCGTCGAACTCTCGATCGCCAATGGCACCGTCACCGTCAAGGGCCCGAAGGGCACCCTGACCACCCATGAGCTGCCGGGCATTTCGTTCCAGCAGGAAAATGGCGTGGCCAACGTCGTCGTCGCCGAAGGCGCGGATGACAAGTTCGGCGGTACCGCCCGCGCCATCGTCGCGAACATGATCCACGGCGTCGCCAACGGCTTCGAGAAGAAGCTGGAGCTGGTCGGCGTGGGTTACCGCGCGCAGCTCACCGGCAAGTCGGTGAACCTGTCGCTGGGTTATTCGCACCCGGTTGTCTTCGAGGCGCCGGAAGGCATCACCATCGAAGTCCCGACGCAGACGGAAGTGCTCATCAAGGGCGCCGACAAGCAGCTCGTCGGCCAGGTGGCAGCGAAGATCCGCGCGTTCCGTGCGCCCGAGCCCTACAAGGGCAAGGGTGTCCGTTACGCCGGCGAGACGATCATCCTGAAGGAAGCCAAGAAGGCCTAA
- the rplR gene encoding 50S ribosomal protein L18 — MNKNESRLRRAKSTRAHIRELGAARLSVHRTGQHIYAQVFAPNGTVVASASTVQKSVAEGLKSKKNVEAATTVGRVIAERAKAAGIEAVAFDRSGFRYHGRIKALADAAREAGLKF; from the coding sequence ATGAACAAGAACGAATCCCGCCTGCGCCGCGCCAAGTCGACCCGCGCTCACATCCGTGAGCTCGGCGCCGCCCGCCTGAGCGTGCATCGCACCGGTCAGCACATCTACGCCCAGGTCTTTGCACCGAACGGCACCGTCGTGGCTTCCGCCTCGACCGTGCAAAAGTCGGTGGCCGAAGGCCTCAAGAGCAAGAAGAACGTCGAAGCCGCCACCACGGTCGGTCGCGTCATTGCCGAGCGCGCCAAGGCCGCCGGCATCGAAGCCGTCGCGTTTGATCGCTCGGGTTTCCGTTATCACGGTCGCATCAAGGCTCTTGCCGATGCGGCGCGTGAGGCCGGCCTCAAGTTCTAA